One region of Ascaphus truei isolate aAscTru1 chromosome 13, aAscTru1.hap1, whole genome shotgun sequence genomic DNA includes:
- the SELPLG gene encoding P-selectin glycoprotein ligand 1 has translation MGSRWITLLLLHLFLLPVLGYKLPVLDPAHLTTLNGAPLDDPNSSPPGKATQWEWVTLDNLEQGSPRLVRMKREDTSMSVDVMPEVSSATISDTLMEATTGESPLDGPSEATSHIIPLPSTTEESVTSLSSSIPHSTHLLIEDETTPIYEHKLHSQSTPEAAQQLTEDETTPLSHTDSSNSLIEEGTEGPHTNKSTGSPELLSTLSTSSSPEVTVNTTEGFKEVTSSSDGNILMTVNQSTNSPKSGTSHVMEDATSAIPSESSSNPQSPSTLTLTGSTTGLDAPTGTTPDPSTISNSTMAVAYMTASIEHPIHLQSIMNQCMLAILILGILCAIFIICTIVLAAKLSTSKNHYKRQQQNHTEMMCISTLLPESDLLVAKSKLKTTALKTFAANVEDSDGDNTTLNSFLPDH, from the coding sequence ATGGGGTCTCGTTGGATCACTCTCCTACTGCTCCACCTATTTCTCCTTCCAGTGCTTGGCTACAAGCTGCCAGTTCTGGATCCAGCACATTTGACAACTCTAAATGGTGCGCCCTTGGATGACCCAAACAGTTCTCCGCCTGGCAAAGCCACCCAGTGGGAATGGGTGACACTGGACAATCTGGAGCAGGGATCCCCCAGATTGGTGCGCATGAAGCGGGAAGATACAAGCATGTCTGTTGATGTCATGCCGGAGGTTAGCAGCGCAACCATTAGTGATACACTTATGGAGGCAACTACTGGAGAGTCCCCATTGGATGGTCCATCTGAGGCCACCTCACATATTATCCCTCTACCTTCCACCACAGAGGAGAGTGTAACATCACTTAGTTCAAGTATTCCACACAGCACACATCTACTGATTGAAGATGAAACCACTCCTATATATGAACATAAACTGCATTCTCAAAGCACCCCAGAAGCCGCTCAACAACTGACCGAGGATGAAACAACACCTCTGTCTCACACTGATTCCAGTAACTCATTGATAGAAGAAGGTACCGAAGGACCACACACAAACAAGTCCACGGGTTCTCCAGAGCTTCTCTCCACTCTGAGTACCAGCAGCTCTCCTGAAGTAACCGTGAACACAACTGAAGGGTTCAAAGAAGTAACAAGTAGCAGTGATGGCAACATCCTCATGACAGTTAACCAATCCACTAACAGCCCAAAGAGTGGCACAAGTCATGTGATGGAAGATGCTACATCTGCTATACCTTCTGAATCTTCCAGTAATCCCCAATCTCCATCCACATTGACTTTAACGGGTTCCACAACTGGGCTTGATGCCCCCACTGGAACCACGCCAGACCCGTCCACAATATCCAACTCTACCATGGCAGTGGCATACATGACAGCATCCATAGAGCATCCGATCCACCTCCAATCCATCATGAATCAGTGCATGCTGGCTATCTTGATCCTGGGCATCTTGTGCGCCATCTTTATTATTTGCACCATTGTACTTGCGGCCAAACTCTCCACATCAAAGAACCACTACAAGCGACAGCAGCAGAACCACACGGAGATGATGTGCATCTCAACTCTCCTGCCCGAGAGCGACCTTTTAGTCGCCAAGAGCAAACTCAAGACTACCGCGTTGAAAACATTTGCTGCCAACGTGGAGGACAGCGATGGTGACAACACCACCCTCAATAGCTTTCTGCCCGATCACTAG
- the TMEM119 gene encoding transmembrane protein 119, which produces MGFPVTLCVFLVFTTPLCLARYTPSETEDRTGSGDGEVPAVSPTESRELIRLTTEGLGAYPNGTSTSLNILNNIVQFLKEYMLLIIVVGSLVFLVMFIVCTAVIMSHKHKASAYYPSSFSQKEYVNHDDMSGGAKAFNEIPEKAQDAKAEEVVDSTKQLQVDILNAAQNLKSPTKATSPKEDPKIPEETKGTQEGTVKDMEVAPSGKTQEESPSEKIEESECGQAGEPGPSGGAEEAPDVQKTTQEETNACVEEINPAPCDSPPTNDLSPPEGQELQPSEAGGV; this is translated from the coding sequence ATGGGATTCCCGGTGACCCTATGCGTGTTCCTCGTGTTCACGACTCCTCTGTGCCTGGCGAGATACACCCCCTCGGAGACGGAAGACCGCACGGGGAGTGGAGATGGCGAAGTCCCCGCCGTGTCTCCTACGGAGAGCCGAGAGCTTATCCGCCTCACGACGGAGGGTTTGGGAGCATATCCCAATGGCACTTCCACCTCCCTCAATATCCTCAACAACATTGTGCAGTTCCTAAAAGAATACATGTTGCTCATCATCGTGGTTGGTTCCTTGGTCTTTCTGGTGATGTttatagtgtgcaccgctgtgaTTATGAGTCACAAACACAAGGCCTCTGCCTACTACCCTTCCTCCTTCTCGCAGAAGGAGTACGTCAACCATGATGACATGTCTGGTGGGGCCAAGGCCTTCAATGAGATCCCTGAGAAAGCCCAAGACGCAAAGGCAGAGGAAGTTGTGGATTCCACCAAACAGCTCCAGGTGGACATCCTCAATGCTGCCCAGAACCTCAAATCCCCAACTAAGGCCACAAGCCCCAAAGAGGACCCCAAAATCCCAGAGGAGACCAAAGGGACCCAAGAGGGGACAGTTAAAGACATGGAAGTAGCCCCCAGTGGTAAAACCCAAGAGGAGTCGCCATCTGAGAAGATAGAGGAGAGCGAATGTGGCCAGGCAGGAGAACCTGGGCCTTCAGGCGGTGCTGAGGAAGCTCCAGATGTTCAGAAGACGACACAGGAGGAGACCAATGCATGCGTGGAAGAGATAAATCCTGCACCCTGCGACAGCCCCCCGACAAATGACCTCAGCCCACCTGAGGGACAAGAGTTACAGCCCTCAGAAGCAGGCGGTGTTTAA